The sequence TCATTGCGATCGACTCGAAGTGGCGAAGCGATGTCGGTGACGTCGATGGGATCGTGCGGACGGCGGTCCGCTTACGTACACGCGCGGAGGGCGTCATTCGCACCCAATTCACCTATGAACGCGGTGGCCACCGGGCCAGGGTCAACCCGCTGCCGGTCAAGGTTGTAGTTGTGATCTGGGGAGCTGCCCGTACGCAGATGCCAGCGTCCGCGAACGGGGTCGAATTCGTCGATGGCGCGAAGCTCGGGACGTGGCTCGGTTCTCTCCGGGGCGATGTCGTCGACCAGGCCTACGCCGGGGACGTGCTTTCGAAGTTCGAAGAGTTCCGAACAAGGTCACGCACGGCCAGCGAACAACAGGCCAATCGGTCGATACATCGGGCCTGATTCGATGATCGGGCCGTTGCAATCCGGCAGTCAGAGACCACGTCCCGAACGAAATCTCGACGTCGGCCTAGCGAACTACTCGT comes from Nocardioides baekrokdamisoli and encodes:
- a CDS encoding nuclease-related domain-containing protein — its product is MLRNKRLLAATSAAVVVLMAVETVVAVYFMRGGGFRWWLLGVLQTTFVAVALNLVLTAFLTYEGSAIHQLRGAWGEEATRDELARAKRKRIIWGWVDSIDLQIGDIDHIVVSRAGGLIAIDSKWRSDVGDVDGIVRTAVRLRTRAEGVIRTQFTYERGGHRARVNPLPVKVVVVIWGAARTQMPASANGVEFVDGAKLGTWLGSLRGDVVDQAYAGDVLSKFEEFRTRSRTASEQQANRSIHRA